One part of the Muntiacus reevesi chromosome 18, mMunRee1.1, whole genome shotgun sequence genome encodes these proteins:
- the KRTAP17-1 gene encoding keratin-associated protein 17-1, whose translation MGCCPGDCFACCAEEQDCCEVCCCQPSCCGCCGSCCGSCCGCGSGCGGCGGSCCGSSCCGSGCGGGGGCGGCGGCGSCCGGCCGSSCCGPSGCCGPVCCQPTPVCETK comes from the coding sequence ATGGGGTGCTGCCCAGGGGACTGCTTCGCCTGCTGTGCTGAAGAGCAAGACTGCTGTGAAGTGTGCTGCTGCCAGCCGTCCTGCTGCGGCTGCTGCGGTTCCTGCTGCGGTTCCTGCTGTGGCTGTGGCTCGGGTTGCGGAGGCTGCGGGGGCAGCTGCTGCGGGTCCTCCTGCTGCGGATCTGGctgcgggggcggcgggggctgcGGAGGCTGCGGAGGCTGCGGGAGCTGCTGCGGGGGCTGCTGTGGATCCAGTTGCTGCGGCCCCTCTGGGTGCTGCGGCCCCGTGTGCTGCCAGCCCACGCCTGTCTGCGAGACCAAATGA